From the Priestia aryabhattai genome, the window TTTGTTTAGATGCTTCATAAGTATAAGGAACGTTCCCTTCAACTGTTAATATATTTGCGTCCAGCTTGATTTGAATGTCGTTAGTTGATTGTAGTCCAGGAACTTCAACGACGATAATGCCTTCTTTATCGGTTTCATATAAATCGACGTTTGGAAATCGCTTTGGCAAGATGTGATTTAAATCGCTCCAAAAGTGATTTCCAAGCATATCTTCTACCTTATGCTGAATTGAACCCCAATCAATTTCTTCATATTTTTTACTCAAAGGAATCCCTCCTTATATTCACGTAAATTCCTTCTATATATATGAAAAAAAGAAAATTCAATGCCTGCTTACAAAGAATGAGAAAAACGCGTAAATAAGTGAAAAAATGTGAGAAAAAAAAGAGATTTTGAGTGAAAAAGAAGGATTATGTAGAATAAAAAAAGTATAATTACGTATAGAGCTTTCTATTATTCTGAATGAAAGCAAGTATGTGAAGGAGGAAGTTGAGATGAGAGAAAAGCGTACATCCAGTGGTTTTCTATTAAAACAACGTGCTTTCTTAAAATTATATATGATTACGATGACGGAACAAGAGCGTCTGTATGGCCTTCGATTATTAGATGTGTTGAGAGATGAATTTCGACCTTTTGGATTCAAACCTAATCATTCTGAAGTATACAAAGCTCTTCATGACTTGATTGAAGACGGTGTCCTCAAACAGGTCAAGCGTAAAAAAGAAGGAATGAAGCTTCAGGAAGTGGTTTATTATACATTTACAAATGAGGGAGAAGAGAAAGCTAAATTATATAAAAAACAATTAAAAGTAGAGCTGGAGCGGTGTGAAGCAATGATTCAAAAAGCTATCCGTGACAACTTCGGGTCCAAATGAACGTGTCTTTAGTTAGAAAAGGCACGTTTTTTCTATAGCTGATTTTGTCGTCTTATGTCGGAAGAAAAGTTATAAAATGGGTACAAAGTAGTGTAAAAGATGGATATATAGTTATATTATGGATAAAATACACACTTTTAACATATATGGATAGATTCGATTTTAAAGATTATGCACTATTCATAAATAGTGTGCGAATTGATATGATACAAAGTGTATATAAATCTATTTAATGCGTTATTTGCCATATTTTAAGAACTTATAAACCGTTATCAGACCATCATTGAAGCATTTTGGTTTTAGCAACTCTGACGAATTTGACTAGATTTGTATCGAGAAGATATTATTTGTTTACTATGAAAGGAATGGATTTTATGAAGTCTACAGGAATTGTACGAAAAGTAGATGAATTGGGTCGCGTAGTAATTCCTATTGAATTGCGCCGTATCTTAAATATCAACACAGGTGATCCAGTAGAAATATATGTTGATGAAGATATTATTATTTTACAAAAGTATAGCCCGTATGGTGCTTGCTTAGTAACTGGGGAAATTACGCGTGAAAACTTAACATTTGGGAATGGAAATGTTGTGTTAAGTAAAAAAGGTGCGGAACAGCTTTTACAAGAGTTAGAGCGTACCTTAAATAAATAAGAAGCTTTAAGCCTTAGTATAAGGAAGAATATCAATCCAGCTTTACATCAAAAAAGAACGTTCTTTTGAGAACGTTCTTTTTTTGATTAAGCCGTTCGAGAAGATTTATTCTCCTCTAGCAACTGCTTTTTTTGTATTTTTATTAAACGATACGCAAGTCCTGTTGCTCCTGCAGCGAGCCCCGCAATTAGTCCAATCCAATAGCCAAACGCCTGCAAATCGGTGTATTTTGCTAAAATAATGCCTAAAGGTAGACCAATTACCCAATAAGATACCAAGGACATTAAAAAGGTAACATTTACATCCTTATATCCTCGCAAAGCGCCTTGAATAGGAGCTTGAAGAGCATCAGAAAGCTGAAAGAAAATTGCATAAATCAAAAAATGAGAAGTTAATGCAAGTACATCTGCATCTTTTGTATACAAAGAAGCTACAGATTCTCGAAGAGTAAATAAAAGACCTGCGCAAACAAAAGCCATGCCAACAGCGATAGTTACACCGATCCTGCTATAGCTTCGTGCATCTTGATGACGTTTAGCACCCGCTTCAAATCCCACAACAATCGTTAAAGCCATAGAAATACTCAGCGGAATCATATAGAGAAATGAGGCAAAATTAATAGCTGCTTGGTGAGAAGCGATTGTAATGGTATTATACGAGCTCATAAACAGCGTGACAGCTGAAAAAATACTTGTTTCAAAAAATACGGAAAAACCGATAGGTAAACCAATTTTTAATATTTCTTTCCAAGCAGAAAAAGATATACGGTGAAATCTTTTGAATAAATCGAAGCTAGAAAAAGGTTCTTTTTTATGAATAATCACAATGGATACAATGAGTATGCACCAATATGTAACGGCCGTTGCATAACCAGAGCCTACTCCACCCAAGTGAGGGAAGCCCAGCTTACCGAAGATTAATACATAGTTTAAAGCTACATTAATCGGAAGTGCTAAAATGGTGATAAGCATAGACGTACGAGTTTGCCCTAAAGCATCAATAAAGTTCCGTAAAACCGTATAAATAAAAAGCGGAATAATACCAAAAGATAAAGCAATTAAATACTGTTTGGCAATGCGCATCACGTTTGCTTCTAAATTCATCCCTTTTAAAATAGGACTAACAACAAAAAAGCCGATTAAAATAATAACGGCGGCCATTAAAATGGAGACGTAAAGTCCTTGAATGACGGAGAACGGAACTTTTTTCTTTTGATTAGCTCCGACAAGCTGTGCAACAATTGGCGTAATAGACATTAAAATCCCGCTTAGTCCTGTAAAAACAGGCACCCATAAGCTTGAACCAATTGCTACCCCTGCCAAGTCATCCGCACTAACTCTTCCTGACATCATCGTATCAAAAAAAGTCATTGAAAACATTCCAAATTGGGTGACCAATATCGGAAATAAAATAAAAATGAATTGTTTAACTTTTTGAGACGTTGAAAACGTTTGTTGCATTAAAAAACCCCCAATTTGAAAACATTTACACCAAAAAGCATTATATCACGCCACGGCTTGTTTTTGCTAAGAGTTCTGTCAATAAATTCAAAGAACGTATCCATAAACCAAAGCACTTTGAAAGGAGGAAAAAGGTAAACTAGTATATGATTTTAATTTTGAGACGCAGTGGGCTATGATAGAAAGTATAGTAGTTATCATTTAACGTGGAGGGATATGTGTGGATTTACAGTTGCAAAGTAAGAATGTACTCATTACCGGTGGATCAAAAGGAATTGGGAAAGCTATTGCTGCTTTGTTTATTCAAGAAGGAGCAAACGTTGGAATCGCTGCAAGAGGAGAGGAAGCATTACAGCATGCACAATCAGAATTAGGAAACGTACGTACATATACAGCAGACTTAACAAACGAAGCGGATAGAATTGCATTAATTGAGAAATTCATTAACGACTTCGGAAGCATTGATATTTTAATTAATAACGCTGGAGGAAGTAATGGAAGCACGGCAATGGAAACAGATTTATCTCTTTTTCAGGAAGCGATGGAGCTAAACTACTTTTCAGCCGTACATTTGAGTAAACTAGCAGCGGCGCATATGACAAAAGATGCGGCAATCATTAACGTTACGTCTATTTTCGGAAGGGAAAGTGGAGGAAAAGTCACGTACAATAATGCAAAAGCAGCACTTATCAGCTTCACGAAGTCTTTTGCAGATGAAATGATTTCTAAAGGAATTCGTGTAAATGGAGTTGCGCCGGGAAGCATTTTGCATGAGACGGGTAATTGGAAAAAGAGAATGGAGGAAAATCCGGACAAGATTAAGCAGTTTGTTGAAAATGAAATACCAGCGGGACGCTTTGGGGAGCCGGAAGAAGTGGCGAACGCTGTTGTTTTTTTAGCATCTTCCAGAGCTTCATGGATAGTAGGTGCGACGTTAAACGTAGACGGTGGACAGTCAAAAATGAACTTTTAAAAAAAGCGCAGGAATTTCCTGCACTTTTTCATTATCCAATATCTTTTTGAATACGCGGAAGATGAAAATCTTCATTAATAGCATCGGCTGTAAGCTGACCTGATAATGTGACCATTGGCACACCGCCTCCAGGATGTGTAGAGCCGCCTACAAAATAAAGGTTAGAGAGAAGCTGACTTCTTGCCGGAATTTTAAAACCTCCATTTTTCTTGCGGTCAGTTGCTACGCCATAAATGGACCCGCCATTAGCACCGTAAAGCTCCTGGATATCAGTAGGGGTAAACGTATATTCAAATTCAATGCTTGAACGTAATCCTTCTAATCCCATTGCCGCAAGTTTTTTCAATACGATATCACGGTAGCGGTCTTTTAATGCAGCCCAGTCGTCTCCTTCTTTTAAAGGAGGTACATGAGTAAGAACGAACAGGTTCTCTTTTCCTTCAGGAGCTTGCGTAGGGTCTGGTTTAGATGATACGCCAATATAAATTGTCGGATCCATTGCTACTTTACCTTTATTAAAGATTGTATCAAACTCTTCTTTCTGGTTTTTTGAGAAGAAGAAATTATGATGTTGAAGCTGCTTATACTGTTTGTTAACTCCTAATAAAAGAACAAGGCCAGAAACAGTAGGTTCAAATTTTGCAAACTGCGGAGTTTGCTTAGCTGCTTGCTCATGATTTTTTAATAAATATCGGTAAGTTGGAATTGCTTCTAAATTAGATACCACAATATCCGCTGATAGACTTTCGCCGTTTTCTAGTGTAATTCCAGTTGCTTTTGCTCCGCTTGTCGTAATTTCTTTTACTGGCGTATTTAGATGCACAGTGACGTCAAGTTCTTGAAGAAGCTTATCCATAGCTTCAGCAATTTTGTACATTCCGCCTTTTACGTAATAAATACCCAATCCTAGCTGAACGTGAGCAAGCTGTGTTAATACGGCCGGTGCATGATAAGGAGAAGAACTAATGTATATAATTAAAAAATTAAACAATTGACGCAAATGTTGATTTGAAAAATATTTGCGTGTAGTAGCGTCCATAGATCTCATTGGATCCATTTGAAGCAGTTCTTTTAACGTGTGCATCGTTCGTAAATCATGCAGTCCAGATAAACTTTTTTTATAAAAACTTTTTAAGTTCGATTCGTACATTTTATTTACATAAGATAAATAGTCAAAAAAACCTTCAATGTCTTCTGGAGCAAGCTCTTGAAGCTGCTGAAGCATGCTGGGAAGGTCGCTGGTCAAATCAATTTGTGTTCCATCTTGGAAAAAAGTTCTCCACTGAGGCTTAATTCGTTCTATTGTTAAGTAGTCGTGGATATTGCGGCCTGCACTTTCAAACAGCTGCTCTAGCACCCACGGCATTGTTAAAATAGAAGGACCCGTGTCGAAAGAAAATCCTTTGTCGCTGCGAATATTTAACTTACCGCCAATTCGCTCGCTTTTTTCAACGACTGTTACATCATATCCATCAGCTGAAAGACGAATAGCAGCTGACAGACCACCTAAACCTGCGCCTACAACAATTACTTTCTTTTTCGATTTTTTTCCTCCTTATAAAACAAAAGCGAGTTGTCGACAATGTGTATAAAATGACTTCACGAAAAATAAAAATAGGTCTACAACTTTTTATTTTGTCCAGTTCGCTAAATTTCATACGTGAAGGAAAGGAGAAAGGGATGTCTTTTTTACTGGTTGCTCTTGTCTTGACGGGTACGCTTGTTATCACTATCCCTACATTTAAACGTGTAAAAATAGTAAAAAATGATATGTCATGTTTGTCCATTATTATTCCCGCTAGAAATGAAGAAAGAAATCTTACCTTCTTATTGCAGTCACTCCAACTACAGAATGCTGTCTTTGAAGTGATTGTTGTAGATGACAACTCGACAGATAATACTGAGAGCGTAGCCAAAGCATTTGGCGTAAAAGTAATGCACCCGGGGGCACTTCCAGCTGGATGGCTAGGAAAGTCATGGGCATGCTGGAATGGAGCAAGAGAAGCAAAAGGCTCAGTGCTCTTGTTTTTAGATGCTGATATTACGGTAGAGAAAGACGGAATTGAAAAAATATTTTTCTATTATCAACAGCAAGGGGGTGTGTTGTCGGTTCATCCTTATCATCTTGTTAAGAGGCCTTATGAAATGTTTTCTGCTTTATTTCACTATGTTACGTTTGCATCGATTGGCGCTTTTCATCTCTTTAAAAATTGGAAAAGCCCTTCTGTCGGTTTCGGGCAGTGCTTGCTTTGCAGCACAGTCTTCTACTTTCAAAGCGGAGGCCACGAAGGGATAAAAAAAGAAGTGGTTGAAAATATGGAGCTGGTTGAGAAAATGAACAAACAAGGTGAATTTATTACATGTATGAGTGGACAAGGAGCTCTTTCCATGCGCATGTATCCAAATGGTATGAAGAACCTTATAAGAGGATGGAGCAAAAGTTTTGCTTCAGGTGCAGGGAAAACGGAAGCCATTTATTTATTTCTAGTAAGTTTATGGCTTACTAGCATGATTAATTATGTCCTTTTTTTACCTACCCTATGGAATCAACATGCAGGCTTGGCAATTAGCAGTTATGCTTGCTTTGTAGGTCTCTTATTTAATAGCTTAAGAAAAATAGGTTCGTTTACCTTTTTTTCTTTGTGCTTATTTCCTATTCATGTGCTGTTCTTTCTGGGTCTATTCGTATGGTCTTTCATCCAAACAACGGTGAGAAAGCAAGTTAAATGGAAAGAACGCAGCATATCTATAGAAGAAGAAAAAAGAAGAAAGTGATAAAATGACAGGTGCTCAGCTCTTAATTAATATCATGGCATGGTTTGTGCTTCACATGTTCATCGCCTACAGATGTACAAAAATTTCTACCTTTTATTTAAAAAAGAACCTTGTGCTGTTTAAGATTCAAAGCTGGGAAACAGTTGGAATATATAAGAAACTAGGGGTACACCGATGGAAAACGTGGCTTCCTGATGCAGGAAAGCTATTTAAACGAGGGTTTTACAAAAAGAAATGGGAGAGTAGAACGAAGGAATATGCACAGCTTTTTTTAATTGAAACAAATCGAGCAGAGTTAACTCACTGGATTAGCATACTTCCTTCTATTCTTTTTTTTATATGGAACTCTCCGTCTATAGGTGTTTGGATGGTTATTTATGCGATGGTTGCAAACGTACCGTTTATTTTGGTTCAACGGTATAATCGAATACGAATTCATCAAGTCGTTTTGAAACTCAAATGAAATTAATTAACGTGCCTTTGGCTCCGAGTAGGGGCCTCGGTTTTTATTTTTTTCTCCTTATTCGAAGACAATAATTTCTTGGATAAAAGAAAAAAAGAAGCAAAGGCGATATAAATACTAAAAAAGACTAAAAATCCCCATAAACCTGCTATGGCATCATCAAATTCCATATTACCTCGAGTGGTAATTCCTTGCTGAATTTCAATAGCAAAAACTAAGACAAGCATAACGGTGAGGGTATAGATAAAAGAAATAGCTGTAATACTAAATTTCCATTTTGACAATAATTTAAAAATCATATAAACGCTTAAAAACGTGAGCAGTCCAATAATACCAATAATCCAGAAGTGAAGTTCTTTATCTGAAAGAGAAAATCCTAGTAAATAAAAAATATAAATTAATCCGTCGTGTAATACATTAATAATATTTGTAATGAAAACAATACATTCTTTCATTTTTTCTCCTTTATAAAAATGTAAGACGTTTAAACTTTTAGGTATACAAGCATGCATAGCCCGTACTCATTCCAATTTTATATAAAAAATGCACTTTCTAGATCAGACGTTAAAAAGATCTGAAATTTCAAATAATATTTATAATTTATATTATAAACAAAAAGGTAAAAAAATAAAAATTTTCGATGCAAACTGACACATTTTTTTCATATTTAAAGAAAGAAATGACTCAAAATATGTGGTTTACTGTAGAAAGAAAAGAAAATAAGAGGTAGTGATATAACAAATATTCACAAGTGCTTTTATGCATTCTCTTGTAAAGTAGAAGGGAAACTAAGGCAAGTGTTAAATTTATATGTATATTGGACAAAATAAAAAATAAATATAAAATATTGAAACCTAAAGAGAAGCTGTCCGTATTAAATAGCGAGAAGAAAAAAGCGCAGGATACATTTGTGTTTAAAAGCCGATAGAGCTGGGAATAAGAAAGTAGTTATTTTCTCACGTTTGGTGAAAATTATACGTGGTGGTGTTGACAATTTTTTTAAAAGAGTTAAAATGTGAAAGAACAGATTAGCTCTCTTACATTTTTTGTAAGGGAGATTTATTTTTACAATTACTATAAAAATAAAAGTGAGCTTAAATTTCAATAGAGACAGAGGTGGGAATATGAAACAGCTCATGACAAACGGTAAAAATATTTTTTCGAAACAGCTGCCGTTATTTCTAATTGCAGTTTTGTTGTTTTGGATTAAAACGTATACCGTTTATCGTATCGAATTTAACTTAGGGCTAGATAATTTTATGCAAAAGTTCTTACTTTTCATAAACCCAATTGGTT encodes:
- a CDS encoding Hsp20/alpha crystallin family protein; this translates as MSKKYEEIDWGSIQHKVEDMLGNHFWSDLNHILPKRFPNVDLYETDKEGIIVVEVPGLQSTNDIQIKLDANILTVEGNVPYTYEASKQKLKLNERHTGVFSRTVKLPFHYTDEPVRAKYKNGLLEIRLNKIENDQTIAIQFEDD
- a CDS encoding helix-turn-helix transcriptional regulator; the protein is MREKRTSSGFLLKQRAFLKLYMITMTEQERLYGLRLLDVLRDEFRPFGFKPNHSEVYKALHDLIEDGVLKQVKRKKEGMKLQEVVYYTFTNEGEEKAKLYKKQLKVELERCEAMIQKAIRDNFGSK
- a CDS encoding AbrB/MazE/SpoVT family DNA-binding domain-containing protein, which gives rise to MKSTGIVRKVDELGRVVIPIELRRILNINTGDPVEIYVDEDIIILQKYSPYGACLVTGEITRENLTFGNGNVVLSKKGAEQLLQELERTLNK
- a CDS encoding MATE family efflux transporter; the encoded protein is MQQTFSTSQKVKQFIFILFPILVTQFGMFSMTFFDTMMSGRVSADDLAGVAIGSSLWVPVFTGLSGILMSITPIVAQLVGANQKKKVPFSVIQGLYVSILMAAVIILIGFFVVSPILKGMNLEANVMRIAKQYLIALSFGIIPLFIYTVLRNFIDALGQTRTSMLITILALPINVALNYVLIFGKLGFPHLGGVGSGYATAVTYWCILIVSIVIIHKKEPFSSFDLFKRFHRISFSAWKEILKIGLPIGFSVFFETSIFSAVTLFMSSYNTITIASHQAAINFASFLYMIPLSISMALTIVVGFEAGAKRHQDARSYSRIGVTIAVGMAFVCAGLLFTLRESVASLYTKDADVLALTSHFLIYAIFFQLSDALQAPIQGALRGYKDVNVTFLMSLVSYWVIGLPLGIILAKYTDLQAFGYWIGLIAGLAAGATGLAYRLIKIQKKQLLEENKSSRTA
- a CDS encoding SDR family NAD(P)-dependent oxidoreductase; translation: MDLQLQSKNVLITGGSKGIGKAIAALFIQEGANVGIAARGEEALQHAQSELGNVRTYTADLTNEADRIALIEKFINDFGSIDILINNAGGSNGSTAMETDLSLFQEAMELNYFSAVHLSKLAAAHMTKDAAIINVTSIFGRESGGKVTYNNAKAALISFTKSFADEMISKGIRVNGVAPGSILHETGNWKKRMEENPDKIKQFVENEIPAGRFGEPEEVANAVVFLASSRASWIVGATLNVDGGQSKMNF
- a CDS encoding phytoene desaturase family protein, whose product is MVVGAGLGGLSAAIRLSADGYDVTVVEKSERIGGKLNIRSDKGFSFDTGPSILTMPWVLEQLFESAGRNIHDYLTIERIKPQWRTFFQDGTQIDLTSDLPSMLQQLQELAPEDIEGFFDYLSYVNKMYESNLKSFYKKSLSGLHDLRTMHTLKELLQMDPMRSMDATTRKYFSNQHLRQLFNFLIIYISSSPYHAPAVLTQLAHVQLGLGIYYVKGGMYKIAEAMDKLLQELDVTVHLNTPVKEITTSGAKATGITLENGESLSADIVVSNLEAIPTYRYLLKNHEQAAKQTPQFAKFEPTVSGLVLLLGVNKQYKQLQHHNFFFSKNQKEEFDTIFNKGKVAMDPTIYIGVSSKPDPTQAPEGKENLFVLTHVPPLKEGDDWAALKDRYRDIVLKKLAAMGLEGLRSSIEFEYTFTPTDIQELYGANGGSIYGVATDRKKNGGFKIPARSQLLSNLYFVGGSTHPGGGVPMVTLSGQLTADAINEDFHLPRIQKDIG
- a CDS encoding glycosyltransferase; amino-acid sequence: MSFLLVALVLTGTLVITIPTFKRVKIVKNDMSCLSIIIPARNEERNLTFLLQSLQLQNAVFEVIVVDDNSTDNTESVAKAFGVKVMHPGALPAGWLGKSWACWNGAREAKGSVLLFLDADITVEKDGIEKIFFYYQQQGGVLSVHPYHLVKRPYEMFSALFHYVTFASIGAFHLFKNWKSPSVGFGQCLLCSTVFYFQSGGHEGIKKEVVENMELVEKMNKQGEFITCMSGQGALSMRMYPNGMKNLIRGWSKSFASGAGKTEAIYLFLVSLWLTSMINYVLFLPTLWNQHAGLAISSYACFVGLLFNSLRKIGSFTFFSLCLFPIHVLFFLGLFVWSFIQTTVRKQVKWKERSISIEEEKRRK
- a CDS encoding glycosyl-4,4'-diaponeurosporenoate acyltransferase CrtO family protein, whose protein sequence is MTGAQLLINIMAWFVLHMFIAYRCTKISTFYLKKNLVLFKIQSWETVGIYKKLGVHRWKTWLPDAGKLFKRGFYKKKWESRTKEYAQLFLIETNRAELTHWISILPSILFFIWNSPSIGVWMVIYAMVANVPFILVQRYNRIRIHQVVLKLK